Below is a window of Stappia sp. DNA.
GCCGCGCCAGTCGAGCATCAGCGCATCGGCGTAGCCCTTGCGCTCCGCCTCGTGCTTCGACAGCGTGCAGATCATGTAGAGACCCGCCGCCTTGGAGCGGCAAGGCGCCGTCGCGGGATCGGGGCGGCGATACTGCGCCATGTCGAGGCGGATGCCCTTCAGCCGCTGCTCCGGATCGAAGTAGCTCGGCCATTCCCAGGCGGCGATCGCGAGATGGATCGTGTTCGACTGCGCCGACACGCCCATCATCTCGCTGCCGCGCCAGGCGACGGGGCGGACATAGGCGTCCACGAGTTTCATCCGCGACAGCAGCTCGCGCGTCGCCGCGTTGATGGTCTCGGCGCTGTAGGGGATCTCGAAACCGAGGATGTTGGCCGAATCGTGCAGACGCTGGGTGTGCTCCTCCAGCTTGAACACCTCGCCGCCATAGGCGCGTTCGCCCTCGAACACGCTGCTGGCGTAGTGCAGACCATGACTGAGCACGTGCAGCTTCGCGTCCGCCCAGGGCACGAACGCGCCGTCGTACCAGATTTCGCCTTGGAGTTGGTCAAAGGGCATATGCGCCAT
It encodes the following:
- a CDS encoding branched-chain amino acid aminotransferase is translated as MAHMPFDQLQGEIWYDGAFVPWADAKLHVLSHGLHYASSVFEGERAYGGEVFKLEEHTQRLHDSANILGFEIPYSAETINAATRELLSRMKLVDAYVRPVAWRGSEMMGVSAQSNTIHLAIAAWEWPSYFDPEQRLKGIRLDMAQYRRPDPATAPCRSKAAGLYMICTLSKHEAERKGYADALMLDWRGQIAEATGANVFFIKDGKIHTPTPDCFLDGITRRTVIDLAKRRGFEVIERAIQPEEMEGFEACFLTGTAAEVTPVSEIGPYRFEVDAITRTLMDDYHLEVLPEAQRKVAAAG